From one Ursus arctos isolate Adak ecotype North America unplaced genomic scaffold, UrsArc2.0 scaffold_1, whole genome shotgun sequence genomic stretch:
- the DES gene encoding desmin, whose amino-acid sequence MSGGIQIVQTAKGPSLPSTHPLSSRLPPAASSSSSVPPSLASAATMSQAYSSSQRVSSYRRTFGGAGGFPLVSPLGSPVFPRAGFGTKGSSSSVTSRVYQVSRTSGGAGGLGALRASRLGTARAPSSSYGAGELLDFSLADAVNQEFLTTRTNEKVELQELNDRFANYIEKVRFLEQQNAALAAEVNRLKGREPTRVAEIYEEELRELRRQVEVLTNQRARVDVERDNLLDDLQRLKAKLQEEIQLREEAENNLAAFRADVDAATLARIDLERRIESLNEEIAFLKKVHEEEIRELQAQLQEQQVQVEMDMSKPDLTAALRDIRAQYETIAAKNISEAEEWYKSKVSDLTQAANKNNDALRQAKQEMMEYRHQIQSYTCEIDALKGTNDSLMRQMREMEDRFASEASGYQDNIARLEEEIRHLKDEMARHLREYQDLLNVKMALDVEIATYRKLLEGEESRINLPIQTFSALNFRETSPEQRGSEVHTKKTVMIKTIETRDGEVVSEATQQQHEVL is encoded by the exons ATGTCAGGAGGGATACAAATAGTGCAGACGGCTAAGGGGCCCAGTCTCCCCTCGACGCATCCACTCTCCAGCCGGCTGCCgcccgccgcctcctcctcctcctccgtgcCGCCCAGCCTCGCCAGCGCCGCCACCATGAGCCAGGCCTACTCGTCCAGCCAGCGCGTGTCCTCCTACCGCCGCACCTTCGGCGGGGCCGGGGGCTTCCCGCTCGTCTCCCCCCTGGGCTCGCCGGTGTTCCCGCGCGCGGGCTTCGGCACCAAGGGCTCCTCGAGCTCGGTGACGTCCCGCGTGTACCAGGTGTCGCGCACgtcgggcggggccgggggtctGGGGGCGCTCCGGGCCAGCCGGCTGGGGACGGCCCGCGCGCCCTCCTCTTCCTACGGCGCGGGCGAGCTGCTGGACTTCTCGCTGGCCGACGCCGTGAACCAGGAGTTCCTGACCACGCGCACCAACGAGAAGGTGGAGCTGCAGGAGCTCAACGACCGCTTCGCCAACTACATTGAGAAGGTGCGCTTCCTGGAGCAGCAGAACGCGGCGCTTGCCGCGGAGGTGAACCGGCTCAAGGGCCGTGAGCCGACCCGGGTCGCCGAGATCTACGAGGAGGAGCTGCGCGAGCTGCGGCGACAGGTGGAGGTGCTCACCAACCAGCGCGCCCGCGTGGACGTCGAGCGTGACAACCTGCTGGACGACCTGCAGCGGCTCAAGGCCAA GCTGCAAGAGGAGATTCAGTtgagagaagaagcagagaacaATTTGGCTGCCTTCCGAGCG GACGTGGATGCGGCTACTCTAGCTCGAATTGACCTGGAGCGCAGGATTGAATCTCTCAATGAGGAAATCGCGTTCCTTAAGAAAGTGCATGAAGAG GAGATCCGAGAGCTACAGGCCCAACTCCAGGAACAGCAGGTACAGGTGGAGATGGACATGTCCAAGCCGGACCTCACCGCCGCCCTCAGGGACATCCGGGCTCAGTACGAGACCATTGCGGCTAAGAACATCTCGGAAGCTGAGGAATGGTACAAGTCAAAG GTGTCCGACCTGACCCAGGCAGCCAACAAGAACAACGACGCGCTGCGCCAGGCCAAGCAGGAGATGATGGAGTACCGACACCAGATCCAGTCCTACACCTGTGAGATCGACGCCCTCAAGGGCACC AACGATTCACTGATGAGGCAGATGCGGGAGATGGAAGACCGCTTCGCTAGCGAGGCCAGCGGCTACCAGGACAACATTGCGCGTCTGGAGGAAGAGATCCGGCACCTCAAGGATGAGATGGCCCGCCACCTGCGCGAGTACCAGGACCTGCTCAATGTCAAGATGGCCCTGGATGTGGAGATCGCCACCTACCGGAAGCTGCTGGAGGGCGAGGAAAGCCG GATCAACCTCCCCATCCAAACCTTCTCTGCTCTCAACTTCCGCG AAACAAGCCCGGAGCAAAGGGGTTCTGAAGTCCATACCAAGAAGACGGTGATGATCAAGACCATCGAGACCCGGGATGGGGAG gtTGTCAGTGAGGCCACACAGCAGCAACACGAGGTGCTCTAA